The DNA window AGGCGTCCTTGCCGTGTTCCGCCTCGACCACTTCGTAGCCAGCCCCTTTCAGAGCCATAGCCAACATCTGGCGGATGGTGGGGGAGTCATCAACGGTCATGATCTTTTTAGCCATAATCCCTCCTGGGGGTTGATTGATTTTAGTTTTCGCCTGTTTCAATTTGCGCTTATCAATTTTCTGCAGCGACCCAAATACAGTTGTTGTTGCAATCGAACTGGCAGCCGATGTGCCGGAACAAACCGGCATCTTCCAGTTGCCGCAGAAGCGTTGACGAACTCCCCGTATCGAGGCTGAGACGCTTCCCCACACTGGCCGCGGTTCGGTGGGCCGAGCAGAGCAGTTGCAGAAAGGCCGGGTCCACCTCGGCAGCCTCATCGACCCGGATGACCATCGACGCGTTCTGCCCGACCAGGGTCAGGAGCATTTCCCTGATTTCCGTTGCCCGACGGATGGTGAGCTCTCCGCTCAGAAGAAGTTCTCCCTGGTTCTTGCAATCGATTTTCATCGGTGCCCAGCCCCTTCATCTTGCTGGAAAAGTGTTTTGAATGTTCTGTTGGTAGCGGCGAGACTCGTCTTCAAAATATGGAAATGGTTCAGCATGACCAGCATCTCGGAGGATTCGCAGACAAAGATCGGAAGCTTCGTGTATGCCCCATTGAGCAATTCCTCCTTTTTCAGTGCGGACTTGTATCGATCCACAATCAGCACCGGCAGAAAGTGGCCGAGGTTCTCCAGCGAAGAAAGGAAATCGAGGATCTTTGCATTTTCAATCTGCCCGTTGATCAGGATCGACAAGATATCTTCCGAGGCGTTCCGGATAATGGAAAGCCAGTTGAGGAATTCGCTCTCATCCGCGAAGGAGCGAACCTGGAACTTGGCGATCCCCAGCAGAAAAGAGATGCTTTTTTGACTCTCGTGGTCCGAGTCCAGAAGCAATACCGTTGGCCAGTTCATCGTCATTTATCCGTTTGGAAGTTTTCACAATCAGAAGGGCTTGCTCGTTTCCGCTGGACGTTAAAAGTTAGCAATTAAAGTGCCAACACGATAAAACGCCCTAAGTCACTGCAATCACACTTAAATTTATATTATTTAATTAATTTTTAAATCGACCGCTTTAGCGCAACACAGCCTCCAGGGGCCCGACCAGTCGGACGCAAATAGCTTGAATTATTTAAAAAAATAGAGGGGTGTAACTTTTCTTATCACTGTCGGAAAAGTTACACCCCTCTATCAGGTGAAGTGGAATGGATATTCAGGCAGGCTTGGGGATGGTCATTTTTGCAGTCGCTTGATCAGGGCGGGTCGGGAGATGCCGAGCAGCCTGGCGGCCTGGGTCTGATTGCCGTTGGCGCGCCGCATCGCCTCTCGTACCAGGAGATCGCAGGACTGCTTGAGGGTGGGGAGCCGGACCGAAAAGGAGAGGAGCTCCCCCGCAGGGGCGTCGGCATCCGGTGGCACTGCCGATGGCGGCAACTGGCCGCCGATGGCCAGGTCGAAACGGCGCAGAGCCAGCACTCCGGAGGTGTGC is part of the Desulfuromonadales bacterium genome and encodes:
- a CDS encoding STAS domain-containing protein produces the protein MKIDCKNQGELLLSGELTIRRATEIREMLLTLVGQNASMVIRVDEAAEVDPAFLQLLCSAHRTAASVGKRLSLDTGSSSTLLRQLEDAGLFRHIGCQFDCNNNCIWVAAEN